CCGTTGGCCTGTGGCATGAAGGGGAGTCTGTTTATGTTCCAGTCAACAATTCATCAGCCTTGTTGGCAGGTGCTTTAATGTCGCTGGTGCTGCAGTCAGTTGTACGTTACTGCCTCAAGTTTGTCGATGTTGCCTCAATAAGCTACCGCATTTTCTTTAGTCAAGATTAAGAGTGTCTCGTGAAGTGCATTAACCGTCGTTTCCGCTGTTTGTCGTGagggaaaatatttttcacccTTGCAGAGAACtttcttcttgggctagagtttagcccGTACTTTTGTGATACAGTGTAAGTATCACCATTTGGGAGTAGTCCAGTAGAGAACTTAGGACCTCCAAAGTGTCTTCGATATTTGGTGTTTTTTGGTTTCTACCATCACTAATGTGAAAGGCTCTCTTCACCTTCAATGCTTTGTTATAATAGCTCACTGAGAGTTGTTCTTTGAGATCGCCCGCTGAATTGACTCTTTCGAAGTTATGGGATTTAGATTTGTCCCTCGTACAGATCGGTTCTCACCAGTTCTTCCACCTACACATTCTGTTGTTCAGTCGTGAGGAGGAGAAAGTTCCAGCCGCTGCAGgtagtgtagtccctgcaggtTTGTTGCTGTTAGCCTCTGCAGGACAGATGTTTCCTGAAGGCTTGTTGTTGTtcagggcagttaagtccctgaaggtttgttgttgtttagggTAGTTAAGTCCCTACATGTTTGTGGGTTAGCCTTTTAGTTCCAGCCACTGCAGGGTAGTGTAGTCCCTGCAAGTCTGTTGTTGTTAGCCTCTGCAGGACAGTTGTTTCCTGAAGGCTTGTTGTTGTTCAGGGCAGTTAAATCCCTtaaggtttgttgttgtttagggTAGTTAAATCCTATAGGTTTGTGGCTGTTAGCCTTTGAAGGCCTCCATATGTTACTAATAGAAATCATGTTCTTAAAGTTTTGTTACTGTTCGCCACTATTGATAGCAATCCAGTCCCTGcagtttgttgttgttcgccATTGGAGGCCCTTCATCTGTTCTTGTAGTTTTTGATGTTTGCTGCTGCAAGTCATCATCCATTTTTGATGGAAATCTCTCTCGTCCATTgttgtccaagttgaagtttcatggtgctcGTTCGCCCTCGTCCATtgctgtccaagttgaagtttcatggtgctagttcgcTTTTGTCCATTGCtgtccaatttggtttattgaCGTTCTCTACAATTGAGTTTGACTACTATTCCAAActtggttcatacaatcttgtatgatccagcttgagagggagtgttgtaatttgagataatatctttataatcttcttaattagaggaaatagatatataatcttttattttattttattttcctagttttcctattttcctttttaggagaattaaattattacaaatagagggtatcagaatgtatttttatgattgagaataataaatcagtcttattttttaacttttcatcttccctttttatcttttttttttcttataggaCAAGATACTTCTCTAAGCCTAGGAAGGGACACAATCCACTTCAAGGAAGAGCGTATTACCAACTTCTAGAATGTCTTGGGGTAtaccttaattataaatttctatACACAATATATTTAGTgtgtatattttataataatttcgAGTTGTTTTATTGTCAGGTAATCAGGATTCACTCGCCCATGAGATCTAAGAGGAGGGAAGACTGGTCAGATATACCTGGTAGAGAAATGATAAGGCAAGCACATGCAGCAGCTTTGCGCTTGAAAAGGAATGAAGACGATCATGGAGGTGATTTAGGGCAGTTTGGCAATTGTAAGGTGTGGGGCAATGTGGATCCAGAGAACAGTGGACCTGTTTCAGGATCACCAGACATGAGTGATGTCAggaaatattcaaattatagtAAATGGGAAGTGATACCTTTTGAGAGTTTGAGGAGGGAAGCACAGGATCATTATAACCAGATGCAAGGGGTCTCTCTATATAAAATGGACGGCAATAGGTTGGATGATCTAGTCTGTGTGAGACATTCCTCAAAATCTGATGCGTAAGTGGTGCCTTTGCTTTctattgttattatttgatCGTGCCCAACCTTCTATAGAATCTTGGATGAAGTTACTTTCTCTGAGGGCTGCTGACATTACTTCCCAACAGCGTTCTGTTTCTTCACTTATTGCAGCCAGAGCGTAGCACCAATCTCAACTCCAAGTGAAAAAATGGAGTGAATATGCATAATTCCACCAATCCTGGTGATTCATGTTAGAAATCACACTACAGGAATTCTGACCCCAGAAGTTTGTtgtaccattttttttttcagttctgGAATGGACAGTCCTTAGTCCGTGGCATGATAGGTATCTAACTTCTATAATGTACTAATTGTCTAAAGAAGTATCTgcaaaaaaagaaacattttttttatgatgatggATAAAGAAAATGATAGTGAGCTGTTTTGTTTTACGAGATTTTCAATGTATTTATGTTGTTGCTaagttttttttcctctttattCATGTCTTTTCTCTTTTGCTCCTCTTGCCACTACTTATCTTGAGTTTGTTACCACAAATTGTTGCGTGACTTATTTTGCTGAATTTAccttttcattttgtttactAATTGGTCAGCCTCAAGACCAATAGCTCTTCAAATATGTGACTCATGCCGCATGTTATCTATTGTTGGATGGGTAACTCAAAGTTGATCCTATTCCTCTAACATTTAACTAGTTCTATTAGGCAATTCTCAATTATAAAGTTATGCAAATAAAAAGTTTTGCCTTGTCAAAGTTATCCATCAACAAActcatttttttacattttatttcgttttcttctcccttatcAGCTTGTCAATTTTACTGTAAAGTTGATaacaatttaaaacttaaattacttTGTTtacttaaaaaacttaaattaacaaTTAAGTTACATTTTACGGATAGAGCTTCTCTAACAATTACTTTATTCATTtacaaaacttaaatttaaaaccttaggtgaagaagaaaaatcagGATGGTTCTTATTATTACAATGATCAAAAAATTCCAAGAGCTTCATAATAAATATCTTGAGTTGATGGAACCCGCTATAACAGGAGGGTTCCCAACACAAAAAGACAACCTTATCCCACACCTTAAATATCTCACTTCATTACACTCTTGCACTGTCATATCCTAAACCTTATCTCACTCCATTTTCTTCTATAAAAAGGAACCACTGCTCCTCATAATCTTAATCCAAGCTCAAAGTTCAGCAAACCAACACCTTCAAGATGCAAACAGCTTTAACCTTTGCTGTCCCGAACGTTGTGCCTTTGGCACCCACAAAGACTGTCACCCATCTCACCAACTTCCCTACCAAATTGAAAACCCCACGCCCCTCCCCTCGTTACTCTCCGATAAGGGTTGCAACTGTGGATCCCGACACTTCAACAGTGGACTACAACTCGGCCTTCTCGTAAGCCATTCCTTCTATCTTCCTTGCATGAACATGTCTGTTTGTGTTTTTTGATGGTTGCTCTGTTTTCAGAGTGTTTCCAGCAGAAGCATGCGAAACTGTAGGAGGGGAAGCCTGCATGGCAGAGATGTACCCTGAAGCCAAGCTGCAGCCACAAGCTAAGAACGACACACCACGAACAGCTACAGAGAACGTTGAGAGAGAGTATCTTGAATACAATGATCCTCAAACGTAAGATCTCTCATCAACCAAAAAGACACCCTTTTACAAATACCAAATCAATTGAGATCAATTTTCACACACTTTTGTTATAAAGATTTATACACGCAGGATGATGGATCTATGCAATTCAGAATATACTCATTTTATGGACTTCATTGATTTGAATTCAGAACAGTGGAAAAGCATTATGATTTTGTGGATGTGTTTTGCAGGGTATTTCGGGGAGAGGCTTGTGATGATCTTGGAGGAACTTTCTGTGAGCCCGAGTTTCAGAAGAATGTATATTAGACCAAACACAAAATCTTCATGTTTTCATGCCTACTTAACTTTTCATATCAACTTATGTGTTTGGTTGTACATAGTTATAGACTCTTTTGAGTTTCgtataaattttacaataattatacaCTAAATTTGATAGCTTTGACTCTCCTTCTTCGttggtttaaaattaaattaaataaaatgagttttcgGCATTCTTTTAGTTCTTCACATAATTTGTTaacatttctttaatattaatttgattttctaaaaGCAAACATCAACTTTTTCTGATGCGATCTGATAAATCTTtagattttgtaaaattaaacaattttaatggaaggttaatttttcatttagttgattgtataaaaatattatatatatctaagatatttattgTAATTAGTTTTACAATATGTTAATcagagtaatatatatatatatatatatatatatatatatatatatatatatatatattaacaattaaattattggctaattaaaatcacataactttaaaagattaaatttgtaattaaaatttgaggGAAACAAAATCCATTAACTTATATACATTAGGCttattatctattattttat
This sequence is a window from Vigna angularis cultivar LongXiaoDou No.4 chromosome 2, ASM1680809v1, whole genome shotgun sequence. Protein-coding genes within it:
- the LOC108328080 gene encoding light-regulated protein, chloroplastic, giving the protein MQTALTFAVPNVVPLAPTKTVTHLTNFPTKLKTPRPSPRYSPIRVATVDPDTSTVDYNSAFSVFPAEACETVGGEACMAEMYPEAKLQPQAKNDTPRTATENVEREYLEYNDPQTVFRGEACDDLGGTFCEPEFQKNVY